Proteins from a single region of Anthonomus grandis grandis chromosome 10, icAntGran1.3, whole genome shotgun sequence:
- the LOC126741113 gene encoding protein N-terminal asparagine amidohydrolase: MVLVLNGVLQEDCPPDSRTLYLNHPVYRETAAQLLSVSNKVIGPVGTLYVLQRELAATVPHDKNISILGSDDVTTCLIVVVRHSGSGAVALAHLDGSGTDEAVCTMVQRVQELALGYPEGRIELQLVGGFTDAHGYSEDIFYSVLSCFHKHPVEIDLTLACLGELNTTIRGGIPWPVIYGIGINVKTGEIFPATFPDKGPDQALRIARHLTGIPQVLDIYDCAMGLLRIGPFNYEPLRGVDLWLEQTDEFILQQLSTSPEVQPLHFVMQIRAALKYIQENQFPAITVFRDNRPHYFGKDENTGLWNPVRYC; the protein is encoded by the exons ATGGTCCTAGTGCTAAATGGGGTCCTACAAGAGGACTGTCCTCCAGACAGCCGCACCTTATACCTAAACCATCCGGTTTACAGAGAAACAGCCGCGCAACTCCTGTCAGTTTCCAATAAGGTGATTGGTCCGGTCGGTACGCTGTACGTGCTACAGAGGGAGCTGGCTGCTACAGTACCACACGACA AAAATATAAGCATTTTGGGCTCTGATGACGTGACCACTTGCCTGATAGTGGTGGTGAGGCACTCCG GGTCAGGAGCGGTGGCTCTGGCACATCTGGACGGTTCCGGAACAGACGAAGCGGTTTGCACCATGGTCCAGAGGGTGCAAGAGTTGGCCCTGGGGTACCCGGAGGGTCGGATAGAGTTGCAGCTGGTCGGGGGATTTACGGATGCCCACGGTTATTCCGAGGatatattttattctgttttaA GTTGTTTTCATAAGCACCCGGTGGAGATTGACCTGACGTTGGCTTGCCTGGGGGAATTAAATACGACGATAAGGGGCGGGATTCCCTGGCCGGTTATTTACGGGATCGGGATAAACGTGAAAACCGGCGAGATTTTCCCGGCGACTTTTCCGGACAAGGGACCGGATCAGGCTTTGAGGATTGCCAGGCATCTTACGGGCATACCACAG GTGCTGGATATCTACGATTGTGCCATGGGCCTACTGAGAATCGGTCCGTTCAACTACGAGCCCCTAAGGGGCGTCGACTTATGGCTGGAGCAAACCGACGAGTTCATTTTGCAACAGTTATCGACTTCCCCGGAGGTGCAGCCCCTCCATTTTGTTATGCAG ATCAGGGCGGCACTGAAGTACATCCAAGAGAACCAGTTTCCCGCCATTACGGTTTTTAGGGACAACAGACCGCATTATTTCGGCAAAGACGAAAATACCGGACTGTGGAATCCGGTGCGTTATtgctga